TTAGAGTTTCTAAAGACAGTATTAAATTACGTGAGGAGGTACAAATATGAAAAAGATGTTAGTATTGTTATTTGTAGTAATTGGAGTAGTTATTTCGTTTGCACAAGTTGAATTAAATATGATTTTAGGTCCGGAAAACTTAGATTATTTTATTAAACGTAATCAAGAATTTTACGAAGCTACAGGTGTTCGGGTTAATATAACGGTTGTTCCCTACGGTAGAGATGTTGTTCAAAAATTAATGGCATCATTCCTTGTGGGAGGGACCCAATACGATATTTTTACAATTGATTGTGTAGATGTTCCTATGTATGCAGAGAATGGATGGGTGATGCCTGTTGACAAGTGGATAACTGAGGAGATGAAAAATGATGCAATACCATTTGCTCTTGATGGAATGAGCTATAAAGGGCATTGGTATGGATTACCATGGGTTTCAGAGTGGAAGAGCTTTGTTTATAATCAAGCAATGATTGAAAAGGCTGGTTATAAGGAATTTCCAAAGACATGGGAAGAAGTCGTTAAATTGTCCCAATCATTACAAGAAAAAGGGATTGTAAAATATGCGACAGCAGGTAGTTGGGCCCAAAAGGAGAGTTTGGTATGCGATTTTGTTGCGATATTATCATCCTTTGGAGGGGGATTTTTTGATGAAAATATAGATCCTGTTTTCAATGGAGAAGAAGGAGTTCAAGCCCTTCAATTTATGGTTGACATGATATATAAATACAAAATAGTAAATCCCTCCTCTTTATCTTGGACCGAGCCAGAAGTATATCAAACCATGTTTAATGGAGATAGTGCATTTGCAATGATGTGGGGATTACCACTCGTTGATTTAGACAACCCGGAGCTTTCAAACGTAGTTGGAGAATGTGAAATTGGATTGATGCCATCTATTGACGGAGAACATCCACATACAGTTTCAGGACCTATGGGGTTAGCTATTTCATATGGAACAAAACATCCTCAAGAAAGTTGGGAATATATCAATTTTCTAGCAAACCCTAAAGGTTCATTGGATGCCTCTATTAACGCTGGATTAGTCCCCGGATGGGAATCTGTCTGGGAAAATCCTCTTTTCAAGGAAAAAGTAAGAGGAGCAGATAAAATGTTAGAACAGGCGAAATATGTAGTAAATAGACCCAGAGTACCCTGGTACTTAGAATTCTCTCCCATTTTGGCAGAAGAGCTTCATAAGGCCCTAACATTGCAAGAAGAACCACAAACTGCTCTCAATAATGCTGCTCAAAAAGCTGTAGAAATAAGAAATGAGTGGGAAAAAAATCATCAGTAATTACAATTAAGATCTTTTGGATCCACAGGAGGTAGATAAAACTCATCTACCTCCCCTTTTTGGCACTTCAGACAAAGAGAGGTGGAAAACTTGAAAAGTTTGGAAAAAAAGAAAAAACGCTTAGGATATATATTTATTACTCCGGCAGTTGTAATAATTCTTTGTGTGCTCCTCTTTCCATTATTATATGCTCTATATTTAAGTTTTTTTAATGTAACCTTAGGGAGAACAATGAACCTTAACTTTATTGGGTTAGCAAACTATTTTGAAGTTTTGAAGGATCCTGATTGGTGGAAGGCATTTGTACATACACTTTATTTTGTGGTAGCAGATGTAATGGTTGGAATTCCCCTCGGTTTTCTGTGTGCCTTAACTTTAAATAAAAAATATCCTTTAAAACCTTTAATAGTAGGAATAGTAATGTTTCCTTACATCTTACCACCTATTGTTAATGCTTTACTTTGGAAACTCATTTATAACCCAGATTATGGTTTTTTAAATTCAACTTTGATAAATTTAGGGCTTATTAAAGACCCGATTTATTGGCTTATAAGTCCTAATTTAGCGTTAATAGCTTTAATAATTGCCAATCTTTGGCAGGGTACAGCGTTTGCAACAATTATTTACCTTGGAGGATTACAATCTATACCGTTCGAACTCTATGAAGCAAGTAAAATAGATGGTGCCACAAAAAGAAAAACTTTAAGATATATAACAATTCCATTGATGAAACCTTATACGAGCTTACTTCTTGTTATGAAAACGATCCTAACATTTAAAATTTTTGAGATTGTCTACCTTTTAACCGGTGGTGGCCCTGGAGGGAGTACCACAGTTGTTTCATATCAAATATACCATGCAGCTTTTGAAGCCTTTAAATTTGGAAAAGCTAGTGCGATGTCTTATATACTTTTGTGTATTGTTGCTATTATTGTTTTTGTATATCAGAAAATTTTAGGTTCAGAATCGAGTATTCTTTAAAGGAGGAGAGATATTACATGGAAACTTCAAAAAAAAAGCTAAATAAGGTTTTGTCTTTTATTTTAATAATAGTTATTGCTTTTTTTTCCTTTGTCCCTATTTATTGGACGTTTGCCATAAGTATATCGTACACAGCTGATTTGCAAACTACAACCAACCGGTGGTTTCCACCTCGTATCAATTTTAATAATTATAAAGAGATTTTTTCTCCATCTCAAGGGGTTTATAGTGTAGCCTACGAATTTCAAAGAACTGCAATAAATAGCATTATTATTGCTACAATAACTACTCTTTTAGTTCTAATTATGGCTACTTTTGCGGCGTACTCTATAGAAAGGTTAAAAGTTCCTTTTCGAAAAATGATAAGTTATTTCGTAATACTTACTCAGATGCTTCCTCCTGTAGTCCTTGTTATACCTTTATATTTTCTTTTTAACAATTTTGGATTACTAGACAAGAAATTTTCCCTTATTCTTATAAATGCTGCTCTAAATTTACCTTTCGCGATATGGATTCTTAGTTCGTATTTTAGAACTCTTCCTGTATCTGTAGAGGATGCCGCCATTGTTGATGGTTGCGGATATTTTGAAATAATATGGAGGATAATATTACCGTTGTCAAAGCCAGCAATCTTTACCAGCGGTATTTTCGTATTTTTGGCAACGTGGAATGAATTTCAAATAGCTTTAGTTCTAACGAATTCTTTAAAAGCTAAAACTTTACCAGTAGCTATTTCTGAATTTATGGGGAGATTTTTAATTGATTATCCTTTAATGGCAACTAGCGGGATTCTTGCATTAATTCCCCCTGCTTTTTTTGTCGTAATTTTTCAGAAATACCTTATTGCAGGCTTGACCAGTGGAGCTGTGAAAGAATAAAGATGCTTTGATTCTCTGAGAAAATTGCAGTTATTTCTCTAAGATAAGGAAAGTTCAAAGAAGCTATAAAAACAGTAGTTTTTAATTATTTGGCAGTAATAATCAATGACAATTTATTATGATCTAACTTGCATCACCGTTAACCAGCATCGCGCAACCCACACGAGAAATCGGTAGAAAAAGCGTTGATATATTAATCAAAAAAATTGAAAAAACCAATTCATACACCGAGTATAATTTAGATCAAATTTTTCTACCACCTAGATTGGTGATAAGGAAATCCACATAATCAAAGAACTTACAGAGGAGGAAAGATAATAAATGACAGCTATCAAGTTAGGAATCATTGGAGCAGGAAGTGCAGCATTTTCTTTGAGATTGGTTAGCGATCTTTGTAAAACAAAGGGATTATCAGGAAGTTTAGTATCCTTAATGGATATAGACAAAGACAGATTAAACGCAGTACACATGCTTGCTAAGAAATTTGCAGAAGAGTTTGGAGCGGATTTGAGATTTGAAACTACAACAAATGTTGAAGATGCAATAAAAGACTCAAGTTTTGTTGTAAATACAGCCCTTGTTGGAGGTCACAGTTACTTTGAACAGGTAAGAAAAATTTCAGAAAAATACGGATATTACAGAGGAATAGACTCACAAGAATTCAACATGGTTTCAGATTATTACACAATAAGCAATTTCAACCAATTAAAGTTCATGCACGATGTAGCAAAAGCTATTGAAAGGATATCTCCTAAAGCATGGCTTTTGCAAGCGGCAAATCCTGTCTTTGAATTAACTAATTTAATAACAAGAACGGTCCCAATAAACATGG
The sequence above is drawn from the Petrotoga miotherma DSM 10691 genome and encodes:
- a CDS encoding carbohydrate ABC transporter permease, encoding METSKKKLNKVLSFILIIVIAFFSFVPIYWTFAISISYTADLQTTTNRWFPPRINFNNYKEIFSPSQGVYSVAYEFQRTAINSIIIATITTLLVLIMATFAAYSIERLKVPFRKMISYFVILTQMLPPVVLVIPLYFLFNNFGLLDKKFSLILINAALNLPFAIWILSSYFRTLPVSVEDAAIVDGCGYFEIIWRIILPLSKPAIFTSGIFVFLATWNEFQIALVLTNSLKAKTLPVAISEFMGRFLIDYPLMATSGILALIPPAFFVVIFQKYLIAGLTSGAVKE
- a CDS encoding carbohydrate ABC transporter permease — its product is MNLNFIGLANYFEVLKDPDWWKAFVHTLYFVVADVMVGIPLGFLCALTLNKKYPLKPLIVGIVMFPYILPPIVNALLWKLIYNPDYGFLNSTLINLGLIKDPIYWLISPNLALIALIIANLWQGTAFATIIYLGGLQSIPFELYEASKIDGATKRKTLRYITIPLMKPYTSLLLVMKTILTFKIFEIVYLLTGGGPGGSTTVVSYQIYHAAFEAFKFGKASAMSYILLCIVAIIVFVYQKILGSESSIL
- a CDS encoding extracellular solute-binding protein, with the translated sequence MKKMLVLLFVVIGVVISFAQVELNMILGPENLDYFIKRNQEFYEATGVRVNITVVPYGRDVVQKLMASFLVGGTQYDIFTIDCVDVPMYAENGWVMPVDKWITEEMKNDAIPFALDGMSYKGHWYGLPWVSEWKSFVYNQAMIEKAGYKEFPKTWEEVVKLSQSLQEKGIVKYATAGSWAQKESLVCDFVAILSSFGGGFFDENIDPVFNGEEGVQALQFMVDMIYKYKIVNPSSLSWTEPEVYQTMFNGDSAFAMMWGLPLVDLDNPELSNVVGECEIGLMPSIDGEHPHTVSGPMGLAISYGTKHPQESWEYINFLANPKGSLDASINAGLVPGWESVWENPLFKEKVRGADKMLEQAKYVVNRPRVPWYLEFSPILAEELHKALTLQEEPQTALNNAAQKAVEIRNEWEKNHQ